A region from the Vicia villosa cultivar HV-30 ecotype Madison, WI linkage group LG3, Vvil1.0, whole genome shotgun sequence genome encodes:
- the LOC131655786 gene encoding D-cysteine desulfhydrase 2, mitochondrial-like isoform X1 — protein sequence MRNNICSNTFQVISKPKLLCEESMKKLLNRRWTLSTPETKIHQVIHRDRLDGTNFFQLNTSPDFGDRNVKQRKSFYVVRDDLLHPLINGNKARKLDGLLPLLQDYSVTDVVTCGGCQSAHTAAIAVLCAERGITSHLLLRGEQPEILTGYNLMSTIYGNVTYVPRTIYANREDMLKNYATSVAGNSGSVLWFSDIIQASSTAELSTSPNFMQMDASRSEGNLPQKILVVNEGAGDSVALLGIIRLVQYLSQNHLLGKQKAVKFVVDAGTGTTAIGIGLAAIFLGLPWEVHAVMLADKIDGYRKQEKHLISEFSKHFNVEFSDHDVNKEDAGIVHWVERYRPRKFGNILDSEMVVCQQIAQQTGILVDPVYTLAAWERAMLLSKEDEEGAEVVMLHTGGTLGMFGLAQRYKNYFGMLKK from the exons ATGAGAAACAATATTTGTTCAAACACTTTCCAG GTAATTTCAAAACCTAAACTCCTATGTGAGGAGTCTATGAAAAAGTTACTCAACAGAAGATGGACATTGTCAACTCCTGAGACTAAAATTCATCAAGTAATTCACAGAGATAGATTGGATGGTACTAATTTCTTCCAATTGAACACCAGTCCCGATTTTGGTGACCGCAATGTTAAACAAAGGAAGAGCTTTTATGTCGTGCGGGATGATTTGTTGCATCCGCTAATTAATGGAAATAAAGCAAGAAAATTGGATGGATTGCTTCCCTTGCTTCAAGATTATTCAGTGACTGATGTG GTTACCTGTGGAGGTTGTCAGAGTGCTCACACAGCTGCTATTG CTGTTCTGTGTGCTGAGAGAGGAATTACGTCACATCTGCTTCTACGAGGAGAACAGCCTGAAATTTTGACTGGCTATAACTTGATGTCTACAATATACGGAAATGTCACATATGTTCCAAGAACTATTTACGCCAACAGGGAAGACATGCTAAAGAACTATGCTACGTCAGTGGCCGGAAACAGTGGTTCTGTCTTATGGTTCAGTGATATCATTCAAGCTTCCTCAACAGCCGAATTGTCTACTTCTCCAAATTTTATGCAAATGGACGCAAGTAGAAGTGAGGGAAACCTTCCTCAAAAGATTTTAGTTGTCAACGAAGGGGCTGGTGATTCTGTTGCTCTACTAG GTATTATTCGGTTAGTGCAATACTTATCACAAAATCATTTACTTGGAAAACAAAAGGCCGTGAAATTTGTCGTGGATGCTGGTACTGGCACAACGGCTATTGGTATAGGACTTGCAGCCATTTTTTTAGG ACTTCCGTGGGAGGTACATGCGGTTATGCTTGCAGATAAAATTGATGGGTACCGAAAACAGGAAAAACACTTGATTTCTGAATTCAGTAAGCATTTCAATGTTGAGTTTAGTGACCACGACGTAAACAAAGAAGATGCTGGGATTGTGCATTGGGTGGAACGTTATCGTCCAAGAAA ATTTGGTAATATTTTGGACAGCGAAATGGTTGTATGTCAGCAAATTGCGCAGCAAACTGGGATTCTAGTGGATCCTGTTTACACATTAGCTGCTTGGGAAAGAGCAATGCTTCTCTctaaagaggatgaagaaggagCTGAAGTGGTGATGCTTCACACTGGAGGCACGTTGGGCATGTTTGGGTTAGCACAGAGGTACAAAAATTATTTTGGCATGCTCAAAAAGTGA
- the LOC131655786 gene encoding D-cysteine desulfhydrase 2, mitochondrial-like isoform X2 — MWLPVEVVRVLTQLLLVAVLCAERGITSHLLLRGEQPEILTGYNLMSTIYGNVTYVPRTIYANREDMLKNYATSVAGNSGSVLWFSDIIQASSTAELSTSPNFMQMDASRSEGNLPQKILVVNEGAGDSVALLGIIRLVQYLSQNHLLGKQKAVKFVVDAGTGTTAIGIGLAAIFLGLPWEVHAVMLADKIDGYRKQEKHLISEFSKHFNVEFSDHDVNKEDAGIVHWVERYRPRKFGNILDSEMVVCQQIAQQTGILVDPVYTLAAWERAMLLSKEDEEGAEVVMLHTGGTLGMFGLAQRYKNYFGMLKK, encoded by the exons ATGTG GTTACCTGTGGAGGTTGTCAGAGTGCTCACACAGCTGCTATTGGTAG CTGTTCTGTGTGCTGAGAGAGGAATTACGTCACATCTGCTTCTACGAGGAGAACAGCCTGAAATTTTGACTGGCTATAACTTGATGTCTACAATATACGGAAATGTCACATATGTTCCAAGAACTATTTACGCCAACAGGGAAGACATGCTAAAGAACTATGCTACGTCAGTGGCCGGAAACAGTGGTTCTGTCTTATGGTTCAGTGATATCATTCAAGCTTCCTCAACAGCCGAATTGTCTACTTCTCCAAATTTTATGCAAATGGACGCAAGTAGAAGTGAGGGAAACCTTCCTCAAAAGATTTTAGTTGTCAACGAAGGGGCTGGTGATTCTGTTGCTCTACTAG GTATTATTCGGTTAGTGCAATACTTATCACAAAATCATTTACTTGGAAAACAAAAGGCCGTGAAATTTGTCGTGGATGCTGGTACTGGCACAACGGCTATTGGTATAGGACTTGCAGCCATTTTTTTAGG ACTTCCGTGGGAGGTACATGCGGTTATGCTTGCAGATAAAATTGATGGGTACCGAAAACAGGAAAAACACTTGATTTCTGAATTCAGTAAGCATTTCAATGTTGAGTTTAGTGACCACGACGTAAACAAAGAAGATGCTGGGATTGTGCATTGGGTGGAACGTTATCGTCCAAGAAA ATTTGGTAATATTTTGGACAGCGAAATGGTTGTATGTCAGCAAATTGCGCAGCAAACTGGGATTCTAGTGGATCCTGTTTACACATTAGCTGCTTGGGAAAGAGCAATGCTTCTCTctaaagaggatgaagaaggagCTGAAGTGGTGATGCTTCACACTGGAGGCACGTTGGGCATGTTTGGGTTAGCACAGAGGTACAAAAATTATTTTGGCATGCTCAAAAAGTGA
- the LOC131658085 gene encoding uncharacterized protein LOC131658085: MDDFPELYCISSLKKVSVAGMGGWNGGVWRWGDLGISDLVVVEAGLETKLAVLRNRLVAFGGVHNAKDSVFWSLDLVKGYSVSPCYSCYASSRIPYGPPNKFDEALELIWRLEIPFKIKAFAWRLFVNRLPTKDLLVYRGWRP, encoded by the exons ATGGATGATTTTCCGGAACTTTATTGCATTTCTTCATTGAAAAAAGTTTCGGTAGCGGGGATGGGCGGATGGAACGGAGGGGTTTGGAGATGGGGTGATTTGGGTATTTCGGATTTGGTGGTTGTGGAGGCGGGTTTGGAGACAAAGCTAGCGGTTTTACGAAACCGGTTAGTAGCGTTTGGGGGAGTGCATAATGCGAAGGATTCCGTCTTTTGGTCGCTTGATTTGGTGAAGGGGTATTCGGTTTCTCCGTGTTACTCTTGTTATGCCTCATCTCGTATTCCGTACGGTCCGCCTAATAAATTTGATGAGGCGTTGGAATTGATTTGGAGGTTGGAAATTCCTTTTAAGATAAAAGCTTTTGCTTGGAGGCTTTTCGTGAATAGGTTACCCACCAAAGATCTtttggtgtatagag GTTGGCGGCCTTGA
- the LOC131661488 gene encoding oxysterol-binding protein-related protein 1D-like isoform X1, whose translation MNPLCCIAPVSIDRDRSNPVVSKSTAQCQLGLDSTIKTVNSASKSSISTHDSSIVADSVKSSSAGLNHDDEDVVHELRDSKGFGGGGGGGNGGGVAGSVAGILYKWVNYGKGWRSRWFVLEDGVLSYYKIHGPDKILVSPAKDRSVRVIGEESSKYVKKANWNLNRANGGVAGGATKQCKPFGEIHLKVSSVRFSKSDEKRLSLFTGTKTLHLRCVSREDRAMWIEALQSAKDLFPRALTSSDLATPEDIVVSTEKLRSKLSQEGISEEIINDCESIMLSEVSYLQGKLKFLQQKHVMLLDTLKQLETEKIELETTVVDETKERESYCGQGNRRFSDFYSVMSEGSATDSVADNESQDGADAETDDDDGTYFDTNEILYSDALRSASYRSREGTGNASISDRDYVHHDSLHGFERPIKDISYPCVKRRDNLPEPKEKEKPVGLWSIIKDNIGKDLSGVCLPVYFNEPLSSLQKCFEDLEYSNLVDRACEWGKQGNELMRILNIAAFAVSGYASTEGRQCKPFNPLLGETYEADYPDKGVKFFSEKVSHHPMVVACHCEGRGWKFWADSNLKGKFWGRSIQLDPVGVLTLQFEDGETFQWSKVTTSIYNIILGKIYCDHYGTMHIKGSGNYSCKLKFKEQSIIDRNPHQVHGFVQDNRTGEKVAMLIGKWDEAMYYVLGDPTTKPKGYDPMTEAALLWERDNYVPKTRYNLSPFAISLNEIMPGLLEKLPPTDSRLRPDQRHLENGDYEFANAEKLRLEQLQRQARKMQERGWQPRWFKKDEDGSYRYMGGYWEAREKNNWDEIPNIFGQGCDLPSCSEDTVSY comes from the exons ATGAATCCTCTGTGCTGCATTGCTCCGGTTTCGATCGATCGGGACCGGAGTAACCCGGTGGTGTCGAAATCTACTGCTCAGTGTCAGTTAGGGTTAGATTCGACGATCAAAACGGTGAACTCTGCTTCTAAATCGAGTATTTCAACTCATGACTCGTCGATTGTTGCGGATTCGGTTAAATCGTCTTCGGCTGGTTTGAATCATGATGACGAGGATGTGGTTCATGAGCTTCGGGATTCTAAGGGgtttggtggtggtggtggtggtggaaatgGCGGTGGTGTGGCGGGTAGTGTGGCGGGGATACTGTATAAGTGGGTGAATTATGGGAAAGGTTGGAGGTCTAGGTGGTTTGTGTTGGAAGATGGTGTGCTTTCTTATTATAAGATTCATGGACCGGATAAGATCTTGGTGAGTCCTGCTAAAGATAGGAGTGTTAGGGTGATCGGAGAGGAGTCGTCCAAGTATGTGAAAAAGGCGAATTGGAATCTGAATCGAGCTAATGGAGGAGTGGCAGGAGGTGCTACTAAGCAATGCAAGCCCTTTGGTGAGATTCATTTGAAG GTTTCTTCAGTTCGCTTCAGCAAGTCTGATGAAAAGCGGCTTTCTTTATTTACCGGGACAAAAACTCTCCACTTGAGGTGTGTATCGAGAGAAGACAGAGCCATGTGGATTGAAGCCTTGCAATCTGCAAAAGATCTTTTTCCTAGAGCTCTGACAAGCAGTGATCTTGCTACTCCAGAAGATATCGTGGTTTCGACAGAGAAACTCCGATCAAAGTTATCTCAGGAAGGCATAAGTGAGGAAATCATCAATGACTGTGAATCCATTATGCTCTCTGAAGTCTCATATCTACAAGGcaagttgaagtttcttcagcaGAAACATGTTATGTTGTTGGACACCTTGAAACAGTTGGAG ACGGAGAAAATAGAGCTGGAAACTACTGTAGTAGATGAAACAAAGGAACGTGAGTCTTATTGCGGACAAGGGAATAGAAGATTTAGTG ATTTCTATTCTGTTATGTCGGAAGGCAGTGCTACAGATTCAGTAGCTGATAATGAAAGTCAAGATGGAGCAGATGCTGAAACAGACGATGACGATGGAACATATTTTGATACAAATGAGATTTTATATTCAGATGCCTTAAGAAGTGCTTCCTATCGAAGTAGAGAAGGTACGGGAAATGCCAGTATATCTGATAGAGATTATGTTCACCATGATAGTTTGCATGGGTTTGAGAGGCCAATCAAAGATATAAGTTATCCTTGTGTCAAAAGAAGGGATAATCTGCCAGAaccaaaagagaaagagaaaccTGTTGGCTTGTGGTCAATTATTAAAGACAATATTGGGAAGGATCTTTCTGGAGTTTGTCTCCCTGTTTATTTTAATGAACCACTCTCTTCATTGCAAAAATGTTTTGAAGACCTGGAGTACTCAAACCTGGTTGATAGAGCATGTGAGTGGGGAAAGCAG GGAAATGAATTGATGAGAATTCTAAATATTGCAGCATTTGCTGTGTCTGGCTATGCGTCCACTGAAGGTCGACAGTGTAAACCCTTCAATCCGCTACTTGGGGAGACTTACGAAGCTGACTATCCTGATAAAGGAGTTAAATTTTTTTCTGAGAAG GTTAGTCATCATCCAATGGTTGTTGCTTGTCACTGTGAGGGAAGAGGGTGGAAGTTTTGGGCAGACTCCAATTTAAAAGGAAAGTTCTGGGGGCGTTCTATCCAGTTAGATCCTGTGGGTGTTCTCACTCTTCAGTTTGAAGACGGTGAAACATTTCAGTGGAGCAAGGTCACCACTTCCATTTACAATATTATACTGGGTAAAATTTATTGTGACCACTATGGTACGATGCACATCAAGGGCAGCGGAAACTACTCTTGCAAACTGAAGTTTAAAGAGCAATCAATTATTGACCGGAATCCACATCAG GTCCATGGGTTTGTTCAAGACAACAGAACTGGAGAGAAGGTAGCAATGCTAATTGGAAAGTGGGACGAAGCAATGTACTATGTACTTGGGGATCCAACTACAAAGCCCAAAGGTTATGATCCAATGACGGAAGCTGCATTATTGTGGGAAAGGGACAACTATGTCCCCAAGACGAGATATAACCTCTCTCCCTTTGCAATTTCCTTGAATGAAATAATGCCCGGTTTATTGGAAAAGTTGCCTCCAACCGACTCAAGGCTGAGACCAGATCAAAGACATTTAGAAAATGGAGACTATGAATTTGCAAATGCCGAGAAACTAAGGCTTGAACAGTTGCAGAGACAG GCAAGAAAGATGCAAGAAAGAGGATGGCAGCCAAGATGGTTTAAGAAGGATGAGGATGGTTCTTACCGATACATGGGTGGTTATTGGGAGGCAAGAGAAAAAAACAATTGGGATGAAATCCCTAATATATTTGGACAAGGTTGTGATTTGCCTTCATGTTCCGAAGACACTGTATCCTACTGA
- the LOC131661488 gene encoding oxysterol-binding protein-related protein 1D-like isoform X2, producing MEEWQEVLLSNASPLVSSVRFSKSDEKRLSLFTGTKTLHLRCVSREDRAMWIEALQSAKDLFPRALTSSDLATPEDIVVSTEKLRSKLSQEGISEEIINDCESIMLSEVSYLQGKLKFLQQKHVMLLDTLKQLETEKIELETTVVDETKERESYCGQGNRRFSDFYSVMSEGSATDSVADNESQDGADAETDDDDGTYFDTNEILYSDALRSASYRSREGTGNASISDRDYVHHDSLHGFERPIKDISYPCVKRRDNLPEPKEKEKPVGLWSIIKDNIGKDLSGVCLPVYFNEPLSSLQKCFEDLEYSNLVDRACEWGKQGNELMRILNIAAFAVSGYASTEGRQCKPFNPLLGETYEADYPDKGVKFFSEKVSHHPMVVACHCEGRGWKFWADSNLKGKFWGRSIQLDPVGVLTLQFEDGETFQWSKVTTSIYNIILGKIYCDHYGTMHIKGSGNYSCKLKFKEQSIIDRNPHQVHGFVQDNRTGEKVAMLIGKWDEAMYYVLGDPTTKPKGYDPMTEAALLWERDNYVPKTRYNLSPFAISLNEIMPGLLEKLPPTDSRLRPDQRHLENGDYEFANAEKLRLEQLQRQARKMQERGWQPRWFKKDEDGSYRYMGGYWEAREKNNWDEIPNIFGQGCDLPSCSEDTVSY from the exons ATGGAGGAGTGGCAGGAGGTGCTACTAAGCAATGCAAGCCCTTTG GTTTCTTCAGTTCGCTTCAGCAAGTCTGATGAAAAGCGGCTTTCTTTATTTACCGGGACAAAAACTCTCCACTTGAGGTGTGTATCGAGAGAAGACAGAGCCATGTGGATTGAAGCCTTGCAATCTGCAAAAGATCTTTTTCCTAGAGCTCTGACAAGCAGTGATCTTGCTACTCCAGAAGATATCGTGGTTTCGACAGAGAAACTCCGATCAAAGTTATCTCAGGAAGGCATAAGTGAGGAAATCATCAATGACTGTGAATCCATTATGCTCTCTGAAGTCTCATATCTACAAGGcaagttgaagtttcttcagcaGAAACATGTTATGTTGTTGGACACCTTGAAACAGTTGGAG ACGGAGAAAATAGAGCTGGAAACTACTGTAGTAGATGAAACAAAGGAACGTGAGTCTTATTGCGGACAAGGGAATAGAAGATTTAGTG ATTTCTATTCTGTTATGTCGGAAGGCAGTGCTACAGATTCAGTAGCTGATAATGAAAGTCAAGATGGAGCAGATGCTGAAACAGACGATGACGATGGAACATATTTTGATACAAATGAGATTTTATATTCAGATGCCTTAAGAAGTGCTTCCTATCGAAGTAGAGAAGGTACGGGAAATGCCAGTATATCTGATAGAGATTATGTTCACCATGATAGTTTGCATGGGTTTGAGAGGCCAATCAAAGATATAAGTTATCCTTGTGTCAAAAGAAGGGATAATCTGCCAGAaccaaaagagaaagagaaaccTGTTGGCTTGTGGTCAATTATTAAAGACAATATTGGGAAGGATCTTTCTGGAGTTTGTCTCCCTGTTTATTTTAATGAACCACTCTCTTCATTGCAAAAATGTTTTGAAGACCTGGAGTACTCAAACCTGGTTGATAGAGCATGTGAGTGGGGAAAGCAG GGAAATGAATTGATGAGAATTCTAAATATTGCAGCATTTGCTGTGTCTGGCTATGCGTCCACTGAAGGTCGACAGTGTAAACCCTTCAATCCGCTACTTGGGGAGACTTACGAAGCTGACTATCCTGATAAAGGAGTTAAATTTTTTTCTGAGAAG GTTAGTCATCATCCAATGGTTGTTGCTTGTCACTGTGAGGGAAGAGGGTGGAAGTTTTGGGCAGACTCCAATTTAAAAGGAAAGTTCTGGGGGCGTTCTATCCAGTTAGATCCTGTGGGTGTTCTCACTCTTCAGTTTGAAGACGGTGAAACATTTCAGTGGAGCAAGGTCACCACTTCCATTTACAATATTATACTGGGTAAAATTTATTGTGACCACTATGGTACGATGCACATCAAGGGCAGCGGAAACTACTCTTGCAAACTGAAGTTTAAAGAGCAATCAATTATTGACCGGAATCCACATCAG GTCCATGGGTTTGTTCAAGACAACAGAACTGGAGAGAAGGTAGCAATGCTAATTGGAAAGTGGGACGAAGCAATGTACTATGTACTTGGGGATCCAACTACAAAGCCCAAAGGTTATGATCCAATGACGGAAGCTGCATTATTGTGGGAAAGGGACAACTATGTCCCCAAGACGAGATATAACCTCTCTCCCTTTGCAATTTCCTTGAATGAAATAATGCCCGGTTTATTGGAAAAGTTGCCTCCAACCGACTCAAGGCTGAGACCAGATCAAAGACATTTAGAAAATGGAGACTATGAATTTGCAAATGCCGAGAAACTAAGGCTTGAACAGTTGCAGAGACAG GCAAGAAAGATGCAAGAAAGAGGATGGCAGCCAAGATGGTTTAAGAAGGATGAGGATGGTTCTTACCGATACATGGGTGGTTATTGGGAGGCAAGAGAAAAAAACAATTGGGATGAAATCCCTAATATATTTGGACAAGGTTGTGATTTGCCTTCATGTTCCGAAGACACTGTATCCTACTGA